The Campylobacter armoricus sequence ATCATATTGGCAGTATTAGTAGTAATAGCAACAATGATGATGGCTCTGCCGGTGGTTTTGCTGGTGATGTTGATGAAAGAGGAATTTTTACTGATATTTCTTTAAATCATATAGGAAATATTAGTAGTAGTAGTAAGTATAATAGCTATGCCGGTGGTTTTGTTGGTTATGTTGATAAAGGAGGAACTTTTACCAATATTTCTTTAAATCATATAAGAAATATTAGTAGTAGTGGAAATTATAGCTATGCTGGTGGTTTTGTTGGTTGGGCTAGATATGTTAAAGGTAAAGATATAACTTTTACAAATATTTCTTTAAATCATATAGGAAATATTAGTAGTAGTAGTAGTAAGTATAGTAGCTATGCCGGTGGTTTTATTGGTAATGCTAGTGATGGAACTTTTAGTAATATTTCTTTAAATAATATAGGAAATATTAGTAGTAGTAGTAGTGGTGGTGGTGGATATTCTAATAGTAGCTATGCCGGTGGTTTTGTTGGTTATGCTGGTAGAACCTTTAGCAATATTTCTTTAAATAATATAGGAAATATTAGTAGTAGTAGTGGTGGTCGTAGTAGCTATGCCGGTGGTTTTGCTAGTGTCATTAATAGACAAACTTTTTCTAATATTTCTTTAAATCATATAGGGGATATTAGTAGTAGTGGCGGTAGTGAATATGGTAGCTACGCTGGTGGTTTTGTTGGTGGTGTTTTTGATAGTGCTACCTTCAAAAACATTTATATATTTTTTAATCCAAATATGAGTATAAGTGCAAATGGTGGTAATCAAAATTATGCTGGTAAATTCTTTGGTTATAAAAATAATTATAATCCTACCTTCGACAATGTCCATATCTACCATCACAAAGACGATTTGGCTAATGCAAATAACGATAGTGATTACTGGGGTAATAGCAATAATAAAATCCAAATTCACACTTATAATGATAATGATAAAAACCAAGCCTATAATCAATTCAAACAACAAGATAACACCATAGCAAGACCTATAGTGCAACTTCCTAACATAACCCCACCATCTAATCCATCTAACCCACCTGATCTTACAGATACTAATGTAAAATTAGATGAAAATGATTTACACCAAGATATAGTCAATGAAATCATAAATGATATTACTAATAATCATTATGAATTAAATATAGCTAATTTACTTAATATGCTTAAAGATAAAACTAACTATACTAATATGAATGAGGAACAAAAAACTAACTTTATAGCTAAATACTTTCTAAAAGGAGATACAACAAAAGCTTTAGAAGTAGTTCAAAGTTTAGACTTTCTTTTAGCTTATGAAAACAATGGCTTAAGCACTGCAAGTAATGATAAATTTGAAGCAAATGGTTTAAGTGTTAAAAACACTTTAATAGCTAATACTAAAAAAACAATCAAAAACAAAAATGATTTATTTGATTTTTTAAGTGATGATTTAAAAAATTTAGTTGTTAATTATAATCAAAACATAACAGATTTAAAAACAGCTCAAGAGCAATTAAAAATAGCCATAGCAAAATACAATGACTATGTTAAAAAAGTCAATGAAAATCCTAGTATAAAAAATGATGCAACTTTAAATGCTTTAAAAGCTGAAGTAGATAGATTAGATAATCTTAGTAAAGAGCTTTTTGCTAGTATAAATAATAATCAAGAATTATTACAAACTTATCAAAATAAAACTAGCACTGATTCAAATAATCACTTTAAAATAATAGGTAAATTTGATAATGTAGCTTTACTTACACCTAATTTAGATGAAATAGTAGTTGATGGTAATGAAAATGAAGATTATAAAAAAGTATCACGCCAAGTAGCTAATGCTCAAAAACAAACACCTACTTTTGAATATGAAGAAGATGAAAAAGAAGAAGTAGAAGAAGCTTCTATGAAACAAAGATCAAGAACTTGCATAGTAAGTGATAATTATAAAACTATGAATCCTTGTGTGGTAGGGGAATGTAGTCTAATAAACATATAAAACAAACACTAGGATTTATCCTAGTGTTTATAATAAATATAAGCATAATTGTGTTTATCAACTAATAATAAAAACAATAATTTTAATTTAAAGAATATAAAATTAAGGAAAACCATGAAAAAACTTTTACTTAGCACCATAGCAATTAGCTCTTTAATCTATGCTAATGAAGGAAGTATTAGCATAGCTAAAAATGATATAGAAAAAGTTATAGAATTATCCCCTGATAGAAACCTCCCTCAAAACAAAGCCATCAAAGAAAATCTAAAAACCAAACAAGACTATATAAAAGGGCAAGAAGCTAAAAAAGACTTTGAAGAAAAAAAAGAAGAATTAAAAGAAAAGCTAAAACAAGAAGATGAAGCTAATGAAAAAACTAATAACCAAAGCACTAATACTACTAATAAAAACTCAACTAACCAAAGCACTAAAACAAACAATAATAAAACTAACACCAACTCTAGTATAAAAGATAAAACAAATAATAATTCTAACTCAACTAATAATAGCTTTAATACCAATCATAATTCTAACAACAACCCAACTAGCCAAACTAATACCAATACTACTACTAATAAAATAGCTATAACCAAATATAAGTTTGTTCTTACTAATAAAGATACTAGCTTTGAAAAGCTAGGTATTAAAGAAGAAGATTTACAAAACTTAGTAAGTGAATTTAGTGCTAGAAAATTTAGCCTACAAGATTTACAAGATATATCTAATATCATTGCTTATTATTTCCAAGTAAATGGTTATCCTGCAGCAACAGCTTATGTTCCTCAACAAGAATTTGATGAAGAAAGTATTCAAATAAATATTTCTTTAGGAGTATTAGGCAAATATATTATTAAAAATAAAACTACTATCAAAGATCATTTTTTAGAAAGTAAGCTAAATCAAAGAATCAAAGGTAAAATCATTTCTACTAAACTCATAGAAGATAGTGTATATAAAGTCAATGAAATGTATGGAGTTCAAACCCTAGCAGGCTTACAAGCAGGAGAGAATGTAGGAGAAACTGATATAGTTATAGAAGTAGAACCTGATAGCAAGGCTAATGTATTATTATATGCTGATAATTATGGTAT is a genomic window containing:
- a CDS encoding ShlB/FhaC/HecB family hemolysin secretion/activation protein, translated to MKKLLLSTIAISSLIYANEGSISIAKNDIEKVIELSPDRNLPQNKAIKENLKTKQDYIKGQEAKKDFEEKKEELKEKLKQEDEANEKTNNQSTNTTNKNSTNQSTKTNNNKTNTNSSIKDKTNNNSNSTNNSFNTNHNSNNNPTSQTNTNTTTNKIAITKYKFVLTNKDTSFEKLGIKEEDLQNLVSEFSARKFSLQDLQDISNIIAYYFQVNGYPAATAYVPQQEFDEESIQINISLGVLGKYIIKNKTTIKDHFLESKLNQRIKGKIISTKLIEDSVYKVNEMYGVQTLAGLQAGENVGETDIVIEVEPDSKANVLLYADNYGIKSAGEYRAGISMGFNSILNMGDYYNFYLQTSDERQINYGASYTFFIGNLKVTPSISQGSYSLGGEYEGLGFSGTSRNFGIDFSYPVWINTNSSLYFTSSIYHKILSDVTLDLLTFDKSSNVGSVGLEGLFRGFENNTLSYSAKISVGKVNDDGTTIFGDTSKSDSKGFGWFRKLNASVNNYYSFNEYITHTININYQKVLGNFELDSSESSSLGGAYGVRAYDNGDGDGDNTIIANFGVRINIPNTNFYFTPFYDVGYAWYEKDSGNRRDDEHFLDALGLQILYNKANEYYIKLDGARALHKYKHDDEHRMKLYLSGGVYF